Proteins encoded within one genomic window of Lysinibacillus louembei:
- a CDS encoding DUF7010 family protein, which yields MNLDTSLQVLLHDIAQKQKKGLPFIMASLFIWVVITIITLLPLDIMIKNIGVLSCGALLFPVSILCAKIVNVNLFYKDNPLINGLLIATNNQILYLLICIVLLMKAPMWVLPAYAIIYGAHLLPYSFFYQSKSYRYSSLFICVAIVISIIFFRLNIIFIPLIVELGVVYLFFMLNREMKS from the coding sequence ATGAACCTCGATACAAGCTTACAAGTATTATTACATGATATTGCACAGAAACAAAAGAAGGGACTTCCCTTTATAATGGCCTCGCTATTTATTTGGGTAGTTATCACAATTATCACGCTGCTGCCTTTAGATATAATGATTAAAAATATTGGCGTTTTATCTTGTGGTGCACTGCTATTTCCTGTTTCGATTCTTTGTGCCAAAATCGTAAATGTTAATTTATTTTATAAGGACAATCCATTGATTAATGGGCTATTAATTGCAACAAACAATCAGATTTTATATTTACTTATTTGTATTGTTCTATTAATGAAAGCACCTATGTGGGTTTTACCAGCATATGCAATTATTTATGGTGCACATTTATTACCATATTCATTCTTTTATCAATCTAAAAGTTACCGCTATAGTTCACTTTTTATTTGTGTAGCTATTGTGATAAGTATCATTTTCTTCCGTTTAAACATTATTTTTATCCCGTTAATTGTAGAGCTTGGGGTAGTTTACTTATTTTTTATGCTCAATAGAGAAATGAAAAGCTAG
- a CDS encoding LytTR family DNA-binding domain-containing protein, whose translation MKFSYIWKSNQPASEIEIISNPSNKELLSTFEQRFFQSITLNATDFKTNRQVMIEVGNIEVIEASGHFTKIFLLDGTQLLLNKILKELSYLEPFGLVRINNSMILNLNQIHSFASGSHARLEVITKQQNKYVVSRHYAKFIKEKLL comes from the coding sequence ATGAAATTCAGCTATATTTGGAAAAGCAATCAGCCAGCCTCTGAAATTGAGATTATTAGTAATCCATCGAATAAAGAATTGCTATCAACATTTGAACAACGCTTTTTTCAATCCATTACATTAAACGCAACAGACTTCAAAACAAATCGTCAGGTGATGATTGAAGTGGGTAATATCGAAGTAATTGAAGCATCTGGTCATTTCACTAAAATCTTCTTACTAGATGGTACACAGCTATTGCTGAATAAAATTTTGAAGGAATTATCTTATTTGGAACCATTCGGGTTAGTTAGAATTAACAATTCCATGATTTTAAATTTAAATCAAATACATTCATTTGCTTCAGGAAGTCACGCTAGATTGGAAGTTATTACAAAGCAGCAAAATAAATATGTCGTTAGTAGACATTATGCAAAATTTATTAAGGAGAAGTTGCTATGA